The sequence below is a genomic window from Candidatus Rokuibacteriota bacterium.
ACCAGGGCCGCGATGACGTCGATGGGGTAGAGATCGAGCCCACGCCCGAAGTTGCCGCCGACCGGAGGCTGGATCACGCGAATCCGGTCGCCGGTGATCCCCAGGGCCTCGGCGAGATCCCGCTGGTAAAGGAAGGGGACCTGCGTGGTGCTCCACATCGTGAGGCGGCCCTGGGGGTCCCAGGCGGCGATGGCGGCCATCGTGCCGAGGCACGCGGTGGTCACGAAGTCGAGCCGATAGGTTCCGTCGACCGCCGCCGCGGCCTCGGCGAACGCCCGGTCCACGTCGCCGTGGCTGAACTCCCAGCGGGCATTCACCAGGTTTGAGCCGAGCTCCTCGTGGACCAGCGGGGCGCCGGGCCGGAGCGCGGCTTCCGGGTCGAAGACGGCCGGCAGCTCCTCGTACTCCACCTCGATCAGGTCCAGGGCCTCCTGCGCAATCACCTCGCTCTCGGCGGCAACCGCGGCAACCTCATCCCGGATGCACCGCGCCTTGCCCCGCTTGAGCGCCAGGTGATCCCTGGCGAAGCCGAACGGGTACTGCTCCACGCTCTCCCCCGTGATCACGGCGAGCACGCCGGGGAGGGCCGCGGCCTTGTGCGTATCGATGCGGTGGATGCGCGCGTGCGGGTAGCGGGTGCGGAGGATCTTTCCGTGCGCCATCCCGGGAAGCTCGATGTCGTGCAGGTACCGGGTCTGTCCGGTCACCTTCTCAGGCCCGTCGCGCTTCGGGATGCGTTGGCCGATGATCCTGAACTCGCTCATACAACCTCGGAGGGGGGCTCCGCCCCCCTTCCGATACCTCCCCCCGCCGATTGCGCTGGCAAAGCCAGCGCTCGAACACCCTTCCTCCCAATCACTGCAGTCCCACCCGTTGATGCGGGCGCTTCATGGCACCAGCTGGGCCGTATCCATCGCTACTTCACGACGCCCTGCTCGCGGAGCTCCCGGAACTTCTCCCTGGAGTAGCCCAGAAGGCCCACGAGCACAGCTTCGGTGTGCTCACCGAGCGCAGCCGCGGCCCGCACGTCGATCTCCATCCGGCCGTCGACCTTGACCGGGCTCCCGAGCGTGGGGAGCCGTCCGAGGACAGGATGCTCGAGCTCCAGGACCATCCGGCGGTGCTTGACCTGGGCGTCAGAGAGCACTTGGTCCACCGCGTTGATCGGCGCCGCAGGCACCCCTTCGCCGTGAAAGGTCTCGAGCCACTCTGCGGTACTACGCGTGCGGGTCACCGCCTCGATCTCGGGGACCAGGATCGCCCGGTGCTCGAGGCGATGGGTGTTGGTGCCGAAGCGCGGGTCCTGCTCCCACTCCGGCCGCCCCAGGGCGCGGCAGAAGCCGCTCCAGAACTTCTCTGCAAAGACCGCCACCACTAAGTGGCCGTCGGCGGTCGGGAGCGCCTGGTATGGCACCACAGAGGTGTGCCCCGAGCCCATCCGGCCTGGTACCTTGCCATCCGCCCAGAAGTACTGAGCCAGGTAGGTCAGAAGCGACACCTGGCAGTCCAGGAGCGACAGGTCGATCCACGCCCCCTG
It includes:
- a CDS encoding CoA transferase, giving the protein MLAGPYGSMLMADLGAEVIKIEEPDGGDPMRAMGPPFLPNGESAYFLSINRNKKSVTLDLTKAEGREVFYELVRVSDVVWDNFRPGIMARMECDYERLKALNPRIIACSLSAYGQDGPYRDWPAFDLALQAMGGAMSLTGEEGGAPVRMGLPMGDLAGGMFGALAVAGALFRRERTGQGAWIDLSLLDCQVSLLTYLAQYFWADGKVPGRMGSGHTSVVPYQALPTADGHLVVAVFAEKFWSGFCRALGRPEWEQDPRFGTNTHRLEHRAILVPEIEAVTRTRSTAEWLETFHGEGVPAAPINAVDQVLSDAQVKHRRMVLELEHPVLGRLPTLGSPVKVDGRMEIDVRAAAALGEHTEAVLVGLLGYSREKFRELREQGVVK